The proteins below are encoded in one region of Rhododendron vialii isolate Sample 1 chromosome 7a, ASM3025357v1:
- the LOC131333917 gene encoding probable protein phosphatase 2C 27 isoform X1 has protein sequence MAAGTEFSPPFTVLEGSYSKDNVPGKQDEISENSDNLKQMTNGKPPRHLSVVRHFISSDAEVAASDLELDFGAAVMLQSDGRSGFCPVFRSGSCAEIGPKQYMEDEHICVDDLLEHLGATVDFPSPGAFYGVFDGHGGTDAASFIRKNILKFIVEESHFPLCTEKAVKNAFVKADHAFADDSSLDISSGTTALTALIFGRTMLIANAGDCRAVLGKRGKAIELSKDHKPNCSSERLRIEKLGGVVYDGYLNGQLSVARALGDWHMKGPKGSACPLSGEPELQETLLTEEDEFLIMGCDGLWDVMSSQGAVTMARKELMLHNDPERCARELVREALKRNTCDNLTVVVVCFSADPPPRIEIPQTRLKRSISAEGLNFLKGILDSNS, from the exons ATGGCTGCGGGTACAGAATTTTCGCCTCCTTTTACTGTATTAGAAGGTAGTTATAGCAAGGATAATGTACCGGGGAAGCAAGATGAAATTTCTGAGAATTCGGATAATCTGAAGCAAATGACAAATGGTAAACCTCCGCGGCACCTATCAGTTGTACGGCATTTTATAAGCTCCGATGCTGAAGTGGCTGCCAGTGATTTG GAACTTGATTTCGGAGCTGCCGTTATGTTACAGTCAGATGGAAGATCAGGCTTTTGCCCTGTGTTTCGATCAGGAAGTTGCGCTGAGATAGGACCTAAACAATACATGGAGGATGAGCATATATGTGTAGATGATCTACTTGAACATTTAGGTGCAACTGTAGATTTTCCTTCGCCCGGAGCTTTCTATGGC GTGTTTGATGGCCATGGTGGTACAGATGCAGCTTCATTTATAAGAAAGAACATACTCAAGTTCATTGTTGAGGAATCCCATTTTCCTCTTTGTACAGAGAAAGCAGTTAAAAACGCTTTTGTCAAGGCTGATCATGCATTTGCAGATGATAGTTCTCTTGACATCTCCTCTGGCACCACTGCTCTGACTGCTCTCATTTTTGGAAG GACGATGCTTATTGCCAATGCTGGGGATTGCCGAGCCGTTCTGGGGAAACGAGGTAAAGCAATTGAGTTATCCAAAGATCACAAGCCCAATTGCTCATCAGAAAGGCTAAGAATAGAAAAACTTGGCGGAGTCGTATACGATGGCTACCTAAATGGCCAATTATCTGTGGCACGTGCACTGGGGGACTGGCACATGAAGGGCCCCAAAGGTTCTGCCTGCCCCTTGAGTGGAGAGCCAGAGTTGCAGGAGACCCTATTGACTGAGGAAGATGAGTTCCTAATAATGGGCTGTGATGGGCTCTGGGATGTGATGAGTAGCCAGGGTGCTGTGACAATGGCAAGAAAAGAACTGATGCTTCACAATGATCCTGAGAGATGCGCGAGAGAGCTGGTTAGGGAAGCACTCAAGCGGAATACATGTGATAATTTGACTGTCGTCGTCGTTTGTTTTTCCGCAGATCCTCCACCTCGTATAGAGATACCCCAAACTCGTCTCAAGAGGAGCATATCGGCTGAAGGGTTGAATTTTCTTAAAGGTATTTTAGACAGCAATTCGTGA
- the LOC131333620 gene encoding glyceraldehyde-3-phosphate dehydrogenase B, chloroplastic-like isoform X1: MATMHAALASSRIPANSRLPSKSSYYFPTQCLSKRLAFAELSGLRSAGCVTYAVNAKAAGSTPSRLKPVAKLKVAINGFGRIGRNFLRCWHGRENSPLEVIVVNDSGGVKNASHLLKYDSMLGTFKADVKIVDNETISVDGKLVKVVSNRDPLKLPWAEMGIDIVIEGTGVFVDGPGAGKHIQAGAKKVIITAPAKGADIPTYVVGVNEGDYDHEVSNIVSNASCTTNCLAPFVKVMDEELGIVKGTMTTTHSYTGDQRLLDASHRDLRRARAAALNIVPTSTGAAKAVSLVLPQLKGKLNGIALRVPTPNVSVVDLVVNIEKKGITAEDVNAAFRKAAEGPLKGILAVCDVPLVSVDFRCSDVSSTIDSSLTMVMGDDMVKVVAWYDNEWGYSQRVVDLAHLVASKWPGMPAQGSGDPLEDFCKTNPSTEECKVYEA, translated from the exons ATGGCCACCATGCACGCAGCTCTGGCTTCTTCAAGAATCCCAGCTAATTCAAGACTTCCCTCTAAGAGCTCTTACTATTTCCCTACTCAATGCCTttccaag AGACTAGCATTCGCAGAGCTCTCTGGGCTTCGATCAGCTGGATGTGTGACGTATGCAGTCAATGCTAAG GCCGCAGGATCAACCCCGTCCAGGTTAAAGCCAGTGGCAAAATTGAAGGTGGCAATCAATGGTTTTGGTCGCATAGGAAGGAACTTTCTCAGGTGCTGGCATGGTCGGGAGAACTCACCATTAGAAGTTATTGTGGTTAATGACAGTGGTGGTGTCAAGAAT GCATCTCACCTGCTGAAGTATGATTCCATGCTTGGTACTTTCAAGGCAGATGTGAAAATAGTGGACAATGAGACTATCAGCGTCGATGGTAAGCTCGTCAAAGTTGTCTCTAACAGGGACCCTCTAAAGCTGCCTTGGGCTGAAATGGGCATTGACATTGTTATTGAG GGAACGGGTGTGTTTGTGGACGGTCCTGGGGCTGGGAAACACATCCAAGCTGGTGCCAAGAAAGTTATTATCACCGCTCCCGCAAAAGGTGCTGACATTCCCACCTATGTTGTTGGAGTAAATGAAGGAGACTACGACCATGAGGTTTCTAACATTGTAAG CAACGCTTCTTGCACCACAAACTGTTTAGCTCCTTTTGTGAAAGTCATGGATGAAGAATTAG GTATTGTCAAGGGAACAATGACAACCACTCACTCCTATACTGGTGACCAG AGACTCTTAGATGCTTCACACAGGGACTTGAGGAGAGCCAGAGCTGCAGCACTTAACATTGTCCCAACTAGCACTGGTGCAGCCAAGGCTGTGTCTCTAGTGCTACCACAGCTCAAGGGAAAGCTCAATGGTATTGCTCTTCGGGTGCCCACACCAAATGTGTCCGTAGTTGACCTTGTTGTGAATATCGAGAAAAAAGGAATAACTGCTGAAGACGTCAATGCAGCCTTTAGAAAGGCAGCTGAAGGGCCATTGAAAGGCATACTGGCCGTTTGTGATGTCCCTCTTGTGTCGGTAGATTTCAGGTGCAGTGATGTTTCTTCGACCATTGATTCATCTTTGACAATGGTCATGGGAGATGACATGGTCAAGGTGGTGGCTTGGTACGACAATGAGTGGGGATACAG CCAAAGAGTTGTTGATTTGGCGCATTTGGTAGCGAGCAAGTGGCCAGGCATGCCTGCACAAGGAAGCGGAGACCCACTGGAAGATTTTTGCAAGACAAACCCTTCTACGGAGGAGTGCAAGGTTTATGAAGCTTAA
- the LOC131334025 gene encoding MLO-like protein 9 — MSGGENPGARALDKTPTWAVALVCAIIVLISILLEKMLHAVSEFFRERRKKPMLEALEKIKAELMILGFISLLLTFGQNYIANICISTSLANTMLPCPLPSETHKGHNGNGHNGKGHNEESEHHRRLLWNEHRFLSADSSAKGCKTGHVPLISAEGLHQLHIFIFFLAVFHVIYSAITMMLGRLKIRGWKEWERESIEDDGFNDPTRFRLTKETSFVKEHTSFWTKSPVFFYFVCFFRQFLRSVRKADYLAMRHGFISVHLAPGSKFDFQKYIKRSLEDDFKVVVGISPLLWASAVLYLFLNVDGWQSMFWLSVMPLVVILAVGTKLQAIITQMAVEIQERHAVVQGMPLVQVSDRHFWFGWPQLILYLIHLTLFQNAFEITFFFWIWYEFGLKSCFHENFKLIIVRVALGVGVQILCSYITLPLYALVTQMGSNMKKSIFDEQTSKALMNWHKNAMKKKNEGKAGAGATATRTLGGSPGDSPDNSPGGNARVHIPQNNDEGLELGKHDLL; from the exons ATGTCGGGAGGAGAAAACCCAGGTGCAAGGGCGCTCGACAAGACACCCACATGGGCTGTTGCTTTGGTTTGTGCGATTATCGTTTTGATTTCTATACTATTGGAGAAAATGCTTCACGCGGTTTCAGAG TTTTTTAGGGAGAGACGCAAGAAACCTATGCTGGAAGCTCTTGAGAAGATTAAAGCCG AGCTTATGATTCTAGGATTCATTTCCCTACTCTTGACGTTTGGCCAAAACTATATTGCCAACATCTGTATTTCAACAAGCCTTGCAAACACAATGTTGCCATGTCCTTTGCCAAGTGAGACCCATAAAGGTCATAATGGAAATGGGCATAACGGAAAAGGTCATAATGAGGAGTCAGAACATCATAGAAGACTTCTTTGGAATGAGCATAGGTTTTTATCAGCTGATAGTTCTGCTAAAGGGTGCAAGACG GGACATGTGCCACTTATATCAGCCGAAGGATTACATCAGTTGCACATCTTCATATTCTTTTTGGCCGTCTTTCACGTTATATACAGTGCCATAACAATGATGCTTGGGAGATTGAAG ATACGAGGGTGGAAAGAATGGGAACGTGAAAGTATTGAGGACGATGGATTCAACG ATCCAACAAGATTCAGGCTTACCAAAGAGACTTCTTTTGTGAAAGAGCACACGAGTTTCTGGACCAAATCGccagttttcttttatttt GTATGCTTCTTTCGTCAATTCTTGAGGTCTGTGCGTAAAGCTGACTACTTGGCGATGCGCCATGGCTTCATCTcc GTTCATTTAGCACCTGGAAGTAAGTTTGACttccaaaaatatattaaaaggTCGCTTGAAGACGACTTCAAGGTAGTTGTGGGAATCAG TCCTTTATTATGGGCTTCTGCAGTCCTCTACCTGTTTCTCAATGTTGATG GGTGGCAGTCCATGTTTTGGTTATCCGTTATGCCACTAGTT GTTATATTAGCAGTTGGAACAAAGCTGCAAGCGATTATCACTCAGATGGCTGTTGAAATCCAAGAACGACATGCTGTAGTCCAAGGGATGCCTCTTGTGCAAGTCTCTGATAGGCACTTTTGGTTTGGCTGGCCTCAGTTAATTCTTTATCTTATCCATCTTACTCTCTTTCAG AATGCATTCGAGATAACATTTTTCTTCTGGATTTGG TATGAGTTTGGGCTGAAATCTTGCTTCCACGAGAATTTCAAACTCATAATAGTAAGAGTTGCTCTTGG GGTAGGAGTACAAATTCTGTGCAGCTACATTACGCTTCCACTATATGCCCTTGTCACTCAG ATGGGATCAAACATGAAGAAGTCCATCTTCGATGAACAAACCTCCAAGGCTCTAATGAACTGGCATAAGAATgctatgaagaaaaagaatgaggGGAAGGCAGGAGCTGGTGCTACTGCTACTCGGACACTAGGTGGGAGCCCGGGTGACTCCCCTGATAATTCCCCTGGTGGGAATGCCAGAGTACATATACCCCAAAATAATGATGAGGGGCTCGAACTTGGTAAGCATGATCTACTATAA
- the LOC131333917 gene encoding probable protein phosphatase 2C 27 isoform X2 produces the protein MLQSDGRSGFCPVFRSGSCAEIGPKQYMEDEHICVDDLLEHLGATVDFPSPGAFYGVFDGHGGTDAASFIRKNILKFIVEESHFPLCTEKAVKNAFVKADHAFADDSSLDISSGTTALTALIFGRTMLIANAGDCRAVLGKRGKAIELSKDHKPNCSSERLRIEKLGGVVYDGYLNGQLSVARALGDWHMKGPKGSACPLSGEPELQETLLTEEDEFLIMGCDGLWDVMSSQGAVTMARKELMLHNDPERCARELVREALKRNTCDNLTVVVVCFSADPPPRIEIPQTRLKRSISAEGLNFLKGILDSNS, from the exons ATGTTACAGTCAGATGGAAGATCAGGCTTTTGCCCTGTGTTTCGATCAGGAAGTTGCGCTGAGATAGGACCTAAACAATACATGGAGGATGAGCATATATGTGTAGATGATCTACTTGAACATTTAGGTGCAACTGTAGATTTTCCTTCGCCCGGAGCTTTCTATGGC GTGTTTGATGGCCATGGTGGTACAGATGCAGCTTCATTTATAAGAAAGAACATACTCAAGTTCATTGTTGAGGAATCCCATTTTCCTCTTTGTACAGAGAAAGCAGTTAAAAACGCTTTTGTCAAGGCTGATCATGCATTTGCAGATGATAGTTCTCTTGACATCTCCTCTGGCACCACTGCTCTGACTGCTCTCATTTTTGGAAG GACGATGCTTATTGCCAATGCTGGGGATTGCCGAGCCGTTCTGGGGAAACGAGGTAAAGCAATTGAGTTATCCAAAGATCACAAGCCCAATTGCTCATCAGAAAGGCTAAGAATAGAAAAACTTGGCGGAGTCGTATACGATGGCTACCTAAATGGCCAATTATCTGTGGCACGTGCACTGGGGGACTGGCACATGAAGGGCCCCAAAGGTTCTGCCTGCCCCTTGAGTGGAGAGCCAGAGTTGCAGGAGACCCTATTGACTGAGGAAGATGAGTTCCTAATAATGGGCTGTGATGGGCTCTGGGATGTGATGAGTAGCCAGGGTGCTGTGACAATGGCAAGAAAAGAACTGATGCTTCACAATGATCCTGAGAGATGCGCGAGAGAGCTGGTTAGGGAAGCACTCAAGCGGAATACATGTGATAATTTGACTGTCGTCGTCGTTTGTTTTTCCGCAGATCCTCCACCTCGTATAGAGATACCCCAAACTCGTCTCAAGAGGAGCATATCGGCTGAAGGGTTGAATTTTCTTAAAGGTATTTTAGACAGCAATTCGTGA
- the LOC131333620 gene encoding glyceraldehyde-3-phosphate dehydrogenase B, chloroplastic-like isoform X2 translates to MATMHAALASSRIPANSRLPSKSSYYFPTQCLSKAAGSTPSRLKPVAKLKVAINGFGRIGRNFLRCWHGRENSPLEVIVVNDSGGVKNASHLLKYDSMLGTFKADVKIVDNETISVDGKLVKVVSNRDPLKLPWAEMGIDIVIEGTGVFVDGPGAGKHIQAGAKKVIITAPAKGADIPTYVVGVNEGDYDHEVSNIVSNASCTTNCLAPFVKVMDEELGIVKGTMTTTHSYTGDQRLLDASHRDLRRARAAALNIVPTSTGAAKAVSLVLPQLKGKLNGIALRVPTPNVSVVDLVVNIEKKGITAEDVNAAFRKAAEGPLKGILAVCDVPLVSVDFRCSDVSSTIDSSLTMVMGDDMVKVVAWYDNEWGYSQRVVDLAHLVASKWPGMPAQGSGDPLEDFCKTNPSTEECKVYEA, encoded by the exons ATGGCCACCATGCACGCAGCTCTGGCTTCTTCAAGAATCCCAGCTAATTCAAGACTTCCCTCTAAGAGCTCTTACTATTTCCCTACTCAATGCCTttccaag GCCGCAGGATCAACCCCGTCCAGGTTAAAGCCAGTGGCAAAATTGAAGGTGGCAATCAATGGTTTTGGTCGCATAGGAAGGAACTTTCTCAGGTGCTGGCATGGTCGGGAGAACTCACCATTAGAAGTTATTGTGGTTAATGACAGTGGTGGTGTCAAGAAT GCATCTCACCTGCTGAAGTATGATTCCATGCTTGGTACTTTCAAGGCAGATGTGAAAATAGTGGACAATGAGACTATCAGCGTCGATGGTAAGCTCGTCAAAGTTGTCTCTAACAGGGACCCTCTAAAGCTGCCTTGGGCTGAAATGGGCATTGACATTGTTATTGAG GGAACGGGTGTGTTTGTGGACGGTCCTGGGGCTGGGAAACACATCCAAGCTGGTGCCAAGAAAGTTATTATCACCGCTCCCGCAAAAGGTGCTGACATTCCCACCTATGTTGTTGGAGTAAATGAAGGAGACTACGACCATGAGGTTTCTAACATTGTAAG CAACGCTTCTTGCACCACAAACTGTTTAGCTCCTTTTGTGAAAGTCATGGATGAAGAATTAG GTATTGTCAAGGGAACAATGACAACCACTCACTCCTATACTGGTGACCAG AGACTCTTAGATGCTTCACACAGGGACTTGAGGAGAGCCAGAGCTGCAGCACTTAACATTGTCCCAACTAGCACTGGTGCAGCCAAGGCTGTGTCTCTAGTGCTACCACAGCTCAAGGGAAAGCTCAATGGTATTGCTCTTCGGGTGCCCACACCAAATGTGTCCGTAGTTGACCTTGTTGTGAATATCGAGAAAAAAGGAATAACTGCTGAAGACGTCAATGCAGCCTTTAGAAAGGCAGCTGAAGGGCCATTGAAAGGCATACTGGCCGTTTGTGATGTCCCTCTTGTGTCGGTAGATTTCAGGTGCAGTGATGTTTCTTCGACCATTGATTCATCTTTGACAATGGTCATGGGAGATGACATGGTCAAGGTGGTGGCTTGGTACGACAATGAGTGGGGATACAG CCAAAGAGTTGTTGATTTGGCGCATTTGGTAGCGAGCAAGTGGCCAGGCATGCCTGCACAAGGAAGCGGAGACCCACTGGAAGATTTTTGCAAGACAAACCCTTCTACGGAGGAGTGCAAGGTTTATGAAGCTTAA